A stretch of the Sphingosinithalassobacter tenebrarum genome encodes the following:
- a CDS encoding TonB-dependent receptor, producing MKKHLLLAWTAMPLIGVAMPAFAQDAPTESRVHGQEIVVTAQKREESMLDVPVSISVVDGEAMQAQGATSLTDYSSYVPGMQVTSSGTPGLASISLRGISATTSAAAVGFYIDDAPVGSSSLYARATEMSLDLLPYDIERIEVLRGPQGTLYGASAIGGLVKYVTVQPSLSEFGVRGGGEIFTIDGAADPGWAGQVMANAPLVEGRLGITGSFAWRKSPGYVDSVNNAALDDQNDYEQRGGRVSLLFQATDNFSISLNGIWQATNAESNGSYAADLSGDPLGNGTSFNNYVAEPFNASLDYYAATLDYDLGGVALTSVTTYSERHIQQVRDTSHIYGALFPLLTGGAIPAGVTPYDNTVALEKWTQEVRLASTGEGAFEWLIGGFYTHEDSTQDQTIRPYDMAGNLIPALDPLAIVELPATYEEYAVFGNATLHLGDMFAITGGVRWAKNEQSFRQASYGSLVPVADDPGESSEDVVTFSVSPQVFFGDDAMLYARVATGYRPGGPNVIVPGVPPTVDSDTVTNYEVGFKGALADGLITIDAALFYMDWQDIQVAMAFGGIGGIGNGGSAESKGAEGSVVIAPVAGLTIGFTAAYTDATLTEDVPSISGLDGDRLPEVPEFSGSARLDYSMPVGIGDTLDFGIGVRHASSRFSLVESDPLRARAKPYTTVDANIGYTFDGHWTLRAYVRNALNDEGELGRTLFTDGLNIPSYLAISPVQPRTFGLAADVAF from the coding sequence ATGAAGAAGCATCTGCTACTCGCCTGGACGGCCATGCCGCTGATCGGTGTCGCCATGCCCGCCTTCGCGCAGGACGCGCCCACGGAGTCGCGCGTTCACGGCCAGGAAATCGTCGTCACCGCGCAGAAGCGCGAGGAAAGCATGCTCGACGTGCCGGTTTCGATCAGTGTTGTCGACGGCGAAGCCATGCAAGCGCAGGGGGCGACTTCGCTTACCGACTATTCCTCCTATGTGCCGGGCATGCAAGTGACCAGCAGCGGCACGCCGGGGCTGGCGAGTATCTCGCTGCGCGGCATCTCCGCGACTACCAGCGCGGCAGCGGTCGGCTTCTACATCGATGATGCGCCGGTGGGGTCGAGCAGCCTCTATGCGCGCGCCACCGAAATGTCGCTCGACCTGCTGCCCTATGACATCGAAAGGATCGAGGTATTGCGCGGGCCGCAGGGCACGCTCTACGGCGCCAGCGCGATCGGTGGCCTCGTCAAATATGTGACGGTGCAGCCCAGCCTTTCCGAATTCGGTGTTCGCGGCGGCGGGGAAATCTTCACCATCGACGGCGCCGCCGATCCGGGCTGGGCCGGGCAGGTGATGGCCAATGCGCCGCTGGTCGAAGGGCGGCTCGGCATCACCGGCAGCTTCGCCTGGCGCAAGTCGCCCGGCTATGTCGACAGCGTCAACAACGCCGCGCTCGATGATCAGAATGACTATGAACAGCGCGGCGGCCGTGTCAGCCTGCTTTTCCAGGCGACCGACAATTTCTCGATTTCGCTGAACGGCATCTGGCAGGCGACCAACGCGGAAAGCAACGGCAGCTATGCCGCCGATCTTTCGGGCGATCCGCTGGGGAACGGCACCTCGTTCAACAATTATGTCGCCGAGCCCTTCAATGCGAGCCTCGACTATTATGCCGCGACGCTCGACTATGATCTCGGCGGTGTCGCGCTGACCTCGGTCACCACCTATAGCGAGCGGCATATCCAGCAGGTGCGCGATACCAGCCATATCTACGGTGCGCTGTTCCCGCTGCTCACCGGCGGCGCGATTCCGGCGGGGGTGACTCCGTACGACAATACCGTCGCGCTCGAGAAATGGACGCAGGAGGTTCGGTTGGCCTCGACCGGCGAAGGCGCGTTCGAATGGCTGATCGGCGGCTTCTATACGCATGAAGACAGTACGCAGGACCAGACGATCCGCCCTTATGACATGGCGGGGAATCTGATCCCGGCGCTCGATCCGCTGGCGATCGTCGAATTGCCCGCCACCTATGAGGAATATGCGGTTTTCGGAAACGCCACGCTGCACCTGGGCGACATGTTCGCGATCACCGGCGGCGTGCGCTGGGCGAAGAACGAGCAGAGCTTCCGCCAGGCCAGCTATGGCTCGCTCGTCCCGGTCGCCGACGATCCGGGCGAGTCGAGCGAGGATGTTGTCACCTTCAGCGTCAGTCCGCAGGTCTTCTTCGGGGACGATGCGATGCTCTATGCCCGTGTCGCGACCGGCTATCGTCCCGGCGGCCCCAATGTGATCGTCCCCGGCGTGCCGCCGACGGTCGATTCGGATACGGTCACCAACTATGAGGTCGGCTTCAAGGGCGCGTTGGCGGACGGCCTGATCACGATCGACGCCGCGCTCTTCTACATGGACTGGCAGGATATCCAGGTCGCGATGGCCTTTGGCGGCATCGGCGGAATCGGCAATGGCGGATCGGCCGAAAGCAAGGGCGCCGAAGGGTCGGTCGTGATCGCCCCGGTCGCCGGCCTGACCATCGGCTTCACCGCGGCCTATACCGATGCGACGCTGACCGAGGACGTGCCTTCGATCAGCGGCCTTGATGGCGACAGGCTGCCCGAAGTGCCCGAGTTCAGCGGCTCGGCCCGCCTCGACTACAGCATGCCGGTCGGCATCGGCGACACGCTCGATTTCGGTATCGGCGTGCGCCACGCCAGCAGCCGCTTCTCGCTGGTCGAAAGCGATCCGCTGCGGGCGCGGGCCAAGCCCTATACGACGGTCGACGCCAATATCGGCTATACTTTCGACGGGCACTGGACCTTGCGCGCCTATGTCCGCAACGCGCTGAACGACGAAGGTGAACTCGGCCGGACGCTTTTCACCGACGGGCTCAACATCCCGTCCTATCTGGCGATTTCCCCGGTGCAGCCGCGTACGTTCGGTCTTGCCGCCGATGTCGCTTTCTGA
- a CDS encoding dipeptide epimerase, producing MTSRRTLDVRVERFPYAKPFRITGHVFTETAVVVAEIAEGPHRGRGEAAGAYYLNDDIETMTAAIERVRGAIETGADRAGLQQLLPPCGGRNALDCALWELEAQQRGRPVWQLADLPEPRPLRTTITIGADEPRVMADAATALADATTLKLKLTGEAALDASRVAAVRAARPDCWIGVDANQGYAAEALPALFATLERHGVALLEQPLARGDEAGLDGVKRAIPVAADESALSLAEIDGLVGRFDMVNIKLDKCGGLTEGIAIARRARALGLGVMVGNMMGSSLSMAPSFLLGQLCSVVDLDGPTFLARDREPGVCYRDGNIHCPAEIWGFPRSCA from the coding sequence ATGACCAGCCGAAGGACACTCGACGTCCGCGTGGAGCGCTTTCCCTATGCCAAGCCCTTCCGCATCACCGGACATGTCTTCACCGAAACCGCGGTGGTGGTGGCAGAGATCGCGGAAGGGCCGCATCGCGGGCGCGGCGAAGCGGCGGGCGCCTATTATCTGAACGACGACATCGAAACGATGACGGCGGCGATCGAACGCGTTCGCGGCGCGATCGAGACCGGGGCCGACCGTGCCGGGCTGCAGCAGTTGCTGCCCCCGTGCGGCGGGCGCAACGCGCTCGATTGCGCGCTGTGGGAACTGGAGGCGCAGCAGCGCGGCCGACCGGTATGGCAATTGGCGGACCTGCCCGAGCCGAGGCCGCTGCGCACCACCATCACCATCGGTGCCGACGAGCCGCGCGTCATGGCCGATGCCGCGACGGCGCTGGCCGATGCCACGACACTCAAGCTCAAGCTTACCGGCGAGGCGGCGCTCGATGCCTCGCGCGTGGCTGCGGTGCGGGCCGCGCGGCCTGATTGCTGGATCGGAGTCGATGCCAATCAGGGCTATGCGGCCGAGGCGTTGCCGGCATTGTTCGCGACATTGGAGCGGCATGGAGTCGCCCTGCTCGAACAGCCGCTGGCGCGCGGCGATGAAGCCGGACTGGACGGCGTCAAGCGTGCCATTCCCGTCGCAGCGGACGAAAGCGCCTTGTCGCTTGCCGAAATAGACGGGCTGGTCGGCCGGTTCGACATGGTCAACATCAAGCTCGACAAATGCGGCGGCCTTACCGAAGGCATCGCGATCGCGCGGCGCGCCCGTGCGCTCGGGCTCGGCGTGATGGTCGGCAACATGATGGGGTCGAGCCTGTCGATGGCGCCGTCTTTCCTGCTTGGGCAACTCTGCAGCGTCGTCGATCTCGACGGGCCGACCTTTCTTGCGCGCGATCGCGAGCCGGGCGTGTGCTACCGGGACGGGAACATCCATTGTCCGGCGGAAATCTGGGGGTTCCCGAGGTCTTGCGCGTAA
- a CDS encoding serine hydrolase domain-containing protein: protein MAALLAFAPLAAQGPAPQAAVPADQVGAASAPTPAPGDGGHALTREDLSAWLDGMMPYALARGEIAGAVVTVVQGDTILFERGYGYADVAQREPVSPEDTLFRPGSVSKLFTWTAVMQLVEAGKIDLDTDVNSYLDFEIPPLDGQPITMRQIMTHSAGFEESLRHLIGDDPETVMPLSEYVRKGRTERVFAPGTTPAYSNYATALAGYVVERLSGMPFDDYVEQRIFAPLGMEHSSFRQPLPESLAAQMSKGYELATGPAKPYEIVYPAPAGSLASTGEDMAQFMIAHLNGGGPLMSPQTTAMMHDYRAPGIDNLNRMALGFYEQRVNGHRAIGHGGDTGYFHSYLWLFPEAKIGIFFSMNSQGTPGSSLAVRGALFHQFADRYLPGPEPEGRVDEATAREHAAMMAGNYSSSRGPVRNFLSILDLLGQATVAVDEDGKLVVPGVPSLGDQPRNWEEVEPFVWVDRATGERLSAEVKDGRVTRFSSDMFSPFTVLTRTPWQYNAAWLLPALMLALGIVAITAVAWPWAAVARRRYGASLPLEGHARLSYRLSRGFAWLALVAMLGWVLLVTSMMSDLNSLGGALDWALYLLQFLTPIALFGLLGLSLWYGWTVWTGGRKWGAKLWSVLLVLAAFLLLYVGLAYHLIGFGTRY from the coding sequence TGCGCTGACGCGTGAGGATCTTTCCGCCTGGCTCGACGGAATGATGCCCTATGCGCTGGCCCGAGGCGAGATTGCCGGCGCGGTGGTCACTGTGGTTCAGGGCGATACGATCCTGTTCGAGCGCGGCTATGGCTATGCCGACGTCGCGCAGCGCGAGCCGGTTTCCCCTGAAGACACGCTGTTCCGCCCCGGCTCGGTTTCCAAGCTCTTCACCTGGACCGCTGTGATGCAGCTGGTCGAGGCGGGAAAGATCGATCTCGACACCGATGTGAACAGCTATCTCGATTTCGAGATTCCGCCCCTCGACGGGCAGCCGATCACGATGCGCCAGATCATGACGCACAGCGCCGGGTTCGAGGAAAGCCTGCGCCACCTGATCGGCGATGATCCCGAAACGGTGATGCCCCTTTCCGAATATGTGCGGAAGGGGCGCACCGAACGGGTATTCGCGCCGGGCACGACGCCGGCCTATTCCAACTATGCCACGGCGCTGGCGGGCTATGTCGTCGAGCGCCTCTCGGGCATGCCCTTCGACGATTATGTCGAACAGCGCATCTTCGCGCCGCTGGGCATGGAGCATTCCAGCTTTCGCCAGCCGCTGCCCGAATCGCTCGCGGCGCAGATGTCCAAGGGCTATGAACTGGCGACCGGGCCGGCCAAGCCCTATGAAATCGTCTATCCCGCGCCGGCGGGCAGCCTTGCCTCGACCGGCGAGGACATGGCGCAGTTCATGATCGCGCATCTCAACGGCGGCGGGCCGCTGATGTCGCCGCAGACGACGGCGATGATGCATGATTATCGCGCGCCGGGTATCGACAATCTCAACCGCATGGCGCTCGGCTTCTACGAGCAACGAGTCAACGGTCATCGCGCGATCGGGCATGGCGGCGATACCGGCTATTTCCACTCCTATCTCTGGCTGTTCCCCGAAGCGAAGATCGGCATCTTCTTCTCGATGAACAGTCAGGGCACGCCGGGCAGTTCGCTGGCGGTGCGCGGCGCATTGTTTCACCAGTTCGCCGATCGCTATCTGCCCGGGCCCGAGCCCGAAGGACGGGTCGACGAAGCCACCGCACGCGAACATGCGGCGATGATGGCGGGCAATTATTCGAGCAGCCGCGGGCCGGTCCGCAATTTCCTGAGCATTCTCGACCTGCTCGGACAGGCCACGGTCGCCGTCGATGAAGACGGCAAGCTGGTGGTGCCGGGCGTGCCGAGCCTGGGCGATCAGCCGCGTAATTGGGAGGAAGTCGAACCCTTTGTCTGGGTCGACCGGGCGACCGGCGAGCGGCTTTCGGCTGAAGTGAAGGACGGCAGGGTCACGCGGTTCAGCAGCGACATGTTCTCGCCCTTCACCGTGCTTACCCGCACGCCCTGGCAGTATAATGCAGCCTGGCTGCTGCCGGCGCTGATGCTCGCGCTCGGCATTGTCGCGATCACGGCCGTCGCATGGCCGTGGGCGGCGGTGGCGCGGCGGCGCTACGGCGCGTCGCTTCCGCTCGAAGGGCATGCCCGGCTTTCCTATCGGCTCAGCCGCGGTTTCGCCTGGCTCGCGCTTGTCGCGATGCTTGGCTGGGTGCTGCTGGTGACCAGCATGATGAGCGACCTCAATTCGCTCGGCGGCGCGCTCGACTGGGCGCTCTACCTGCTCCAGTTCCTGACGCCGATCGCGCTGTTCGGGCTGCTCGGGCTGTCGCTCTGGTATGGCTGGACGGTGTGGACCGGCGGGCGCAAATGGGGCGCCAAGCTGTGGAGCGTGCTGCTTGTCCTGGCGGCCTTCCTGCTGCTCTATGTCGGGCTTGCCTATCACCTGATCGGCTTCGGCACGCGGTATTGA